A window of Stenotrophomonas indicatrix genomic DNA:
AGCGAACATCAGCGTGCGGTCATAACCCAGCGGCGCACCGACGCCGCGCAGTACGGTACCGATGGCTGCCAGCGAACGTGCACGTTCCAGCACCAGCAATGACTGCACGACGGTATCCATGCCGGTCAGCGTGCAGCCAACGCATCCAGCAGGGTGCGCGCAGCCAGCTTGCCCAGCGCATTGCCCGCCAGCGGGCTGTCGCCGGTCAGCAGCAGGCGGTCCTGCATCACGCTGCCATCGATGCCCTCGTTGACGATCTGCACGCCCTGCTGGGCCAGGCGCTCACCGAAGAACCACGGCAGTTGACCAGGCATGTAGCCGATATCCGGGGTCTGCCGGTCCATCGCATCGGGGAAGGCGCAGATCCGATGACCGCGGAACAATGAATCGCCACCGGCTTCATCCACGCCGGCCGCCAGCAGCGCGGCAGGGCCGTGACAGAGGGTGATGATGTGACGTTGATTGTCCACCGCCCACTGCAGGGTGGCCTTCACCGCGCGGCTTTCCGGCAGGCCGATCAACGCACCGTGACCGCCGGGAATGAACACCGCGGCATAGTCCGAACCGGCATCGAGCGCGGCCGCCACGTCGTCCAGGTGCAGAGGCTGGCGGAAGCGGGATTCGTAGCGT
This region includes:
- the hchA gene encoding glyoxalase III HchA produces the protein MNTSEPSRQPSPDPAERDAFFPSPYSLSQFTSATTDLSGADYPDARRDGRWKVLMIAADERYLPTANGHLFSTGNHPVETLLPMYHLHKAGFGIDVATLSGNPVKFEWWAFPREDREIGGLYERYESRFRQPLHLDDVAAALDAGSDYAAVFIPGGHGALIGLPESRAVKATLQWAVDNQRHIITLCHGPAALLAAGVDEAGGDSLFRGHRICAFPDAMDRQTPDIGYMPGQLPWFFGERLAQQGVQIVNEGIDGSVMQDRLLLTGDSPLAGNALGKLAARTLLDALAAR